Proteins encoded by one window of Chromobacterium violaceum ATCC 12472:
- a CDS encoding putative cobaltochelatase, with protein sequence MSPIYPFAAIVGQEQLKQALLICAVDPTVGGVLVRGDKGSAKSTAARGLAAVLPPIRRAAGCGYNCEPDHPLPLCPVCSGGARELHDGPVPFINLPLGATEDRVLGSLDFEKALQGGKQAFKPGLLAGAHRGMLYIDEVNLLADHLVDVLLDAAAMGVNTVEREGLAVSHPARVTLLGTMNQEEGDLRPQLLDRFGLMVDVAAPREPGLRAEVVRRRLAFEADPAGFAAQWQTDSEALRENIAAARALLPHTRLSDQLFHFVSELCCEFEVSSLRADIVLNKAARALAALDGRIDASAEDIRDAARLVLPHRRRRKPFEQSGLDQDKLERMTRQASTPPPLPQDQGEATQPPPDADGEQEPKPTGHGSEQIFAAAPAGDIARIRVQAPSTGDAAGRRSDGASRQRGHYVRAEANPQPAQLAVDATLRHAILRDPDHFAVTRADLHDKVRVAKQGNLILLVVDASGSMAARQRMEQVKGTVLSLLEDAYRRRDQVALIAFRGQKAELLLPPCNRVEQAEAALRELPTGGRTPLAHALALAADTLSRQLGGPAPLLVILSDGRANVALDGDGDPWRQALDLAGQLAGAPALVLDTEQDFVRLGRARELAEALGAEYLACDALTGEQLTLTIQQRLGR encoded by the coding sequence ATGAGTCCGATCTACCCCTTCGCCGCCATCGTCGGCCAAGAGCAATTGAAACAGGCGCTGCTGATCTGCGCGGTGGACCCCACCGTCGGCGGCGTGCTGGTGCGCGGCGACAAGGGCAGCGCCAAGAGCACCGCCGCGCGCGGCCTGGCCGCCGTGCTGCCGCCTATCCGCCGCGCCGCCGGCTGCGGCTACAACTGCGAGCCGGACCACCCGCTGCCGCTATGCCCGGTATGCTCCGGCGGCGCGCGCGAGCTGCATGACGGCCCGGTGCCCTTCATCAACCTGCCACTGGGCGCCACCGAAGACCGGGTGCTGGGCAGCCTGGACTTCGAAAAGGCGCTGCAAGGCGGCAAGCAGGCGTTCAAGCCCGGCCTGTTGGCCGGAGCCCACCGCGGCATGCTGTATATCGACGAAGTGAACCTGCTGGCCGACCACCTGGTGGACGTGCTGCTGGACGCCGCCGCGATGGGCGTCAACACCGTCGAGCGCGAGGGGCTGGCGGTCAGCCACCCGGCGCGGGTGACGCTGCTCGGCACCATGAACCAGGAAGAAGGCGATCTGCGGCCGCAGTTGCTGGACCGCTTCGGCCTGATGGTGGACGTGGCCGCGCCGCGCGAGCCTGGCTTGCGCGCCGAAGTGGTGCGGCGCCGCCTGGCCTTCGAGGCCGACCCGGCCGGCTTCGCCGCCCAGTGGCAAACCGACAGCGAGGCGCTGCGCGAAAACATCGCCGCCGCGCGCGCGCTGCTGCCGCACACCCGGCTCAGCGACCAATTATTTCACTTCGTCAGCGAGCTGTGCTGTGAATTCGAAGTCAGCAGCCTGCGCGCCGACATCGTGCTGAACAAGGCCGCACGCGCGCTGGCCGCGCTGGACGGCCGCATTGACGCCTCTGCCGAAGACATCCGCGACGCCGCCCGGCTGGTGCTGCCGCACCGCCGCCGCCGCAAGCCTTTCGAGCAGAGCGGGCTGGACCAGGACAAGCTGGAGCGGATGACGCGGCAGGCGTCCACGCCGCCTCCGCTGCCGCAGGACCAGGGCGAGGCCACGCAGCCGCCGCCGGACGCCGACGGCGAGCAGGAGCCGAAGCCTACCGGCCATGGTTCGGAGCAGATCTTCGCCGCCGCGCCGGCCGGCGACATCGCCCGCATCCGCGTCCAGGCGCCGTCGACTGGCGACGCGGCCGGCCGCCGCAGCGACGGCGCCAGCCGCCAGCGCGGACATTACGTGCGCGCCGAGGCCAATCCGCAGCCGGCCCAGCTGGCGGTGGACGCCACGCTGCGCCACGCGATCTTGCGCGATCCGGACCACTTCGCCGTCACCCGCGCCGACCTGCACGACAAGGTCCGCGTCGCCAAGCAGGGCAACCTGATCCTGCTGGTGGTGGACGCGTCGGGATCGATGGCCGCGCGCCAGCGGATGGAGCAGGTCAAGGGCACGGTGCTGAGCCTCTTGGAAGACGCCTACCGCCGCCGCGACCAGGTGGCGCTGATCGCCTTCCGCGGCCAAAAGGCCGAGCTGTTGCTGCCGCCGTGCAACCGCGTCGAACAAGCCGAAGCCGCGCTGCGCGAGCTGCCCACCGGCGGCCGCACGCCGCTGGCGCACGCGCTGGCGCTGGCCGCCGACACGCTGTCCCGCCAGCTCGGCGGCCCGGCGCCGCTCTTGGTCATCCTCAGCGACGGCCGCGCCAATGTGGCGCTGGACGGCGACGGCGACCCGTGGCGGCAGGCGCTGGACCTGGCCGGCCAGCTGGCCGGCGCGCCGGCGCTGGTGCTGGACACCGAACAGGACTTCGTCCGCCTGGGCCGCGCCCGCGAGCTGGCCGAGGCCCTGGGCGCGGAATACCTGGCTTGCGACGCCCTCACCGGCGAGCAGCTGACATTGACGATTCAACAAAGACTGGGCCGCTGA
- the cobA gene encoding uroporphyrinogen-III C-methyltransferase, which produces MTGKVYLIGAGPGDLDMLTLKAARCLQLADVALVDDLVHPDIRAMLRPDAEIVPVGKRGGCPSASQAAIEQRMVDEAHAGKTVARLKGGDPFVFGRGGEEMLTLQAAGVEVEIVNGLSAGLAVPATLGIPLTHRSFVHGVTFVSGHPHQDGDEPNWQALAQSGMTLVIYMGVKRLPLIRAELLRHGLKADTPAAAIENGTLPQQRQVLSTLDALEQDMGAAGIHSPALIVIGPTVALASCSPSALERSEAPLQGKGGMRASLEARSAEGWERIKMAAD; this is translated from the coding sequence ATGACGGGCAAGGTTTACCTGATAGGCGCCGGCCCCGGCGACCTGGACATGCTGACGCTGAAGGCCGCGCGCTGCCTGCAGCTGGCCGACGTGGCGCTGGTGGACGATCTGGTCCATCCGGACATTCGCGCCATGCTGCGGCCGGACGCCGAAATCGTGCCGGTCGGCAAGCGCGGCGGCTGCCCGTCGGCGTCGCAAGCCGCCATCGAACAGCGGATGGTCGACGAAGCCCACGCCGGCAAAACGGTGGCGCGCCTCAAGGGCGGCGATCCCTTCGTCTTCGGCCGCGGCGGCGAGGAAATGCTGACGCTGCAAGCGGCCGGCGTCGAGGTGGAGATCGTCAACGGCCTTAGCGCCGGCCTGGCGGTGCCGGCCACGCTGGGCATTCCGTTGACCCACCGCAGCTTCGTCCACGGCGTGACCTTCGTCTCCGGCCATCCGCATCAGGACGGCGACGAGCCCAACTGGCAGGCGCTGGCGCAAAGCGGCATGACGCTGGTGATCTATATGGGCGTCAAACGGCTGCCGCTGATCCGCGCCGAGCTGCTGCGCCACGGCCTGAAAGCCGACACCCCGGCGGCGGCGATAGAAAACGGCACGCTGCCGCAGCAGCGCCAGGTGCTGAGCACCCTGGACGCTTTGGAACAAGACATGGGCGCGGCCGGCATCCACAGCCCGGCGCTGATCGTCATCGGACCGACGGTGGCGCTGGCGTCCTGTAGCCCCTCAGCACTCGAGCGCAGCGAGGCTCCCTTGCAGGGCAAGGGCGGCATGCGTGCGAGCCTTGAGGCTCGCTCAGCGGAAGGATGGGAGCGGATCAAGATGGCTGCCGACTGA
- the cbiD gene encoding cobalt-precorrin-5B (C(1))-methyltransferase CbiD: protein MNPVRQPYDLAAPAPNGMRRGRTTGSCATAAVKAALMLLLDGVDADEVFISLPDPDFYLAVPVESVAWLDENTVRAEVLKYAGDDPDNTDGATIFAEVKLNSSGALRFLAAPGVGMVTQPGLRIPPGEPAINPVPRQMMRMAVDEVLAGRPDPGIDLAIGCVDGDKIAKRTFNPMLGIVGGISILGTSGIVEPMSQAAWIASIEVYVRVALGELPPAIAFTPGKIGRGYAADTLGLEKKQVVQIANFVGDSLDFAESVLIEQGRILDTLWVLGHPGKIAKLLDGVWDTHSGKSGMAMDAVAGVAADLGYPSELVAQIKQANTVENVVQIMNSQPDTRGYWMEIERRTAARMATKVPSVRQVAVRLFSMDGTPLGEAA, encoded by the coding sequence ATGAACCCGGTGCGCCAGCCTTACGACCTCGCCGCCCCCGCCCCCAACGGCATGCGCCGCGGCCGCACCACCGGCAGCTGCGCCACCGCCGCCGTCAAGGCGGCGCTGATGCTGTTGCTGGACGGCGTGGACGCCGACGAGGTCTTCATCAGCCTGCCGGACCCGGATTTCTATCTGGCGGTGCCGGTAGAAAGCGTGGCCTGGCTGGACGAAAACACCGTCCGCGCCGAGGTGCTGAAGTACGCCGGCGACGACCCGGACAACACCGACGGCGCGACGATCTTCGCCGAGGTAAAGCTCAACAGCAGCGGCGCGCTGCGCTTCCTGGCCGCGCCCGGCGTCGGCATGGTCACCCAGCCCGGCCTGCGCATCCCGCCCGGCGAGCCGGCGATCAACCCGGTGCCGCGGCAGATGATGCGGATGGCGGTGGACGAAGTACTGGCCGGCCGGCCCGACCCCGGCATCGACCTGGCGATAGGCTGCGTCGACGGCGACAAGATCGCCAAACGCACCTTCAACCCGATGCTGGGCATCGTCGGCGGCATCTCGATCCTCGGCACCAGCGGCATCGTCGAGCCGATGTCGCAGGCGGCGTGGATCGCGTCGATCGAAGTCTATGTGCGGGTGGCACTGGGCGAGCTGCCGCCGGCCATCGCCTTCACCCCCGGCAAGATAGGCCGCGGCTACGCGGCCGACACGCTGGGGCTAGAGAAAAAACAGGTCGTCCAGATCGCCAACTTCGTCGGCGACTCGCTGGACTTCGCCGAGTCGGTGCTGATCGAACAGGGCCGCATCCTCGACACGCTGTGGGTGCTGGGCCACCCCGGCAAGATCGCCAAGCTGCTGGACGGCGTCTGGGACACCCACTCCGGCAAGAGCGGCATGGCGATGGACGCCGTCGCCGGCGTCGCCGCCGACCTGGGCTATCCGTCTGAATTGGTGGCGCAAATCAAACAAGCGAATACCGTGGAGAACGTAGTGCAAATTATGAACAGCCAGCCGGACACGCGCGGCTACTGGATGGAGATAGAACGCCGCACCGCCGCGCGGATGGCCACCAAGGTGCCCAGCGTGCGGCAGGTGGCGGTGCGGCTGTTCAGCATGGACGGCACCCCGCTGGGAGAGGCCGCATGA
- a CDS encoding cobalt-precorrin-7 (C(5))-methyltransferase, whose translation MIICIGAGPGDIGYLPQRSAQLIREADVVAGFNAVVDVVRPLIPDSAEVIQMGYRDQVAQLDIVAERHHAGKKCVVVFMGDIHFSGFQYLERVERACGHPVETIPGISSAQILASRGKVCFDETSFITFHRRGDLTPFKRHLVHVLQDGRNAIVIPCPWDEARSFMPWHIAAYLLENGIPAGQPVEVWENLTRNEAEWRGTLAECAEQRFSDMSIMLIRTLAPMDSQIEPTHK comes from the coding sequence ATGATCATCTGCATAGGCGCCGGCCCCGGCGACATCGGCTACCTGCCGCAGCGCTCGGCCCAACTGATACGCGAGGCCGACGTGGTGGCCGGCTTCAACGCGGTGGTGGACGTGGTCCGCCCGCTGATCCCGGACAGCGCCGAAGTGATACAGATGGGCTACCGCGACCAGGTGGCCCAGCTGGACATCGTCGCCGAGCGCCACCATGCCGGCAAGAAGTGCGTGGTGGTGTTCATGGGCGACATCCACTTCAGCGGCTTCCAGTACCTGGAGCGGGTGGAGCGCGCCTGCGGCCACCCGGTGGAGACGATACCGGGCATCTCCTCGGCGCAGATACTGGCCTCGCGCGGCAAGGTGTGCTTCGACGAGACCAGCTTCATCACCTTCCACCGCCGCGGCGACCTGACCCCGTTCAAGCGCCACCTGGTGCACGTGCTGCAGGACGGCCGCAACGCCATCGTGATCCCCTGCCCGTGGGACGAGGCGCGCTCCTTCATGCCCTGGCATATCGCCGCCTACCTGCTGGAAAACGGCATCCCGGCCGGCCAGCCGGTGGAAGTGTGGGAAAACCTGACCCGCAACGAGGCGGAATGGCGCGGCACGCTGGCCGAGTGCGCCGAGCAGCGCTTCTCCGACATGAGCATCATGCTGATCCGCACGCTCGCGCCGATGGACAGCCAGATCGAGCCGACCCACAAATGA
- a CDS encoding precorrin-8X methylmutase, producing the protein MSQPDYAIVLAGHGSRDPDGVNEFMQLVDALKARAGERPVAHGFLEFARPTIDEAVQQVIAAGAKTVVMVPGVLLAATHAKNDMPSELLALQQAHPGVTFHFGAALDLHPRLLALCRQRIVEAEAASPQTISRNDACLVVVGRGTSDPDANSEISKLARMLEEGLGFAASFVCYSGTAKPLVADGLRAAAMLGYRRIVVLPYFLFDGVLVKRIYGAAADLAARHPEIEVLSAGYLGPDAQVAEVFLERAREGVEGRAAMNCALCKYRVQIVGFEQQVGEPQRGHHGKVRGLLEREPAANQPPAWKRYTPHPIEAESMRIIDEGRDWSAFPAEQRTALMRLVHTTGDFNSVDDLFFSPGACETGMRALLRCRRVVTDVTMVETGLKREVLRQLEVETWCGVHDEETRLLAEASGLTRSAAGIRRAWQKFGNDCVVAIGDAPTAIREVVRLVREHGWRPQLVVGLPVGFVGTRECKEELRALLQVPRITNRGTRGGSPWAATVVNALMIDAIEHVHQQQQREE; encoded by the coding sequence ATGAGCCAGCCAGACTACGCCATCGTGCTGGCCGGCCACGGCAGCCGCGACCCGGACGGGGTCAACGAGTTCATGCAGCTGGTGGACGCGCTGAAGGCGCGCGCCGGCGAGCGCCCCGTCGCCCACGGTTTTCTGGAGTTCGCCCGCCCGACCATAGACGAGGCGGTGCAGCAGGTGATCGCCGCCGGCGCCAAGACCGTGGTGATGGTGCCCGGCGTGCTGTTGGCCGCCACCCACGCCAAGAACGACATGCCCAGCGAGCTGTTGGCGCTGCAGCAGGCGCATCCCGGCGTGACGTTCCACTTCGGCGCGGCGCTGGACCTGCATCCGCGGCTGCTGGCGCTGTGCCGCCAGCGCATCGTCGAGGCCGAGGCCGCGTCGCCGCAGACCATCTCGCGCAACGACGCCTGTCTGGTGGTGGTGGGCCGCGGCACCTCGGACCCGGACGCCAATTCCGAAATCTCCAAGCTCGCGCGCATGCTGGAGGAAGGCCTGGGCTTCGCCGCGTCCTTCGTCTGCTACTCCGGCACCGCCAAGCCGCTGGTGGCGGACGGCCTGCGCGCCGCCGCCATGCTGGGCTACCGCCGCATCGTGGTGCTGCCCTACTTCCTGTTCGACGGCGTGCTGGTCAAGCGCATCTACGGCGCGGCGGCGGACCTGGCGGCGCGCCATCCGGAAATCGAGGTGCTCAGCGCCGGCTACCTGGGCCCGGATGCCCAAGTGGCCGAGGTGTTCCTGGAGAGGGCGCGGGAAGGCGTGGAAGGCCGCGCCGCGATGAACTGCGCGCTGTGCAAGTACCGGGTGCAGATCGTCGGCTTCGAGCAGCAGGTGGGCGAGCCGCAGCGCGGCCACCACGGCAAGGTGCGCGGCCTGCTGGAGCGCGAGCCTGCCGCCAATCAGCCGCCGGCCTGGAAACGCTACACCCCGCATCCTATCGAGGCGGAAAGCATGCGCATCATAGACGAAGGCCGCGACTGGTCAGCCTTCCCGGCCGAGCAGCGCACCGCGCTGATGCGGCTGGTGCACACCACCGGCGACTTCAACAGCGTCGACGACCTGTTCTTCTCGCCCGGCGCCTGCGAAACCGGCATGCGGGCGCTGCTGCGCTGCCGCCGCGTGGTCACCGACGTCACCATGGTGGAAACCGGGCTGAAACGCGAAGTGCTGCGCCAGCTGGAAGTGGAAACCTGGTGCGGCGTGCACGACGAGGAAACCCGGCTGCTGGCCGAGGCCAGCGGCCTCACCCGCTCCGCCGCCGGCATCCGCCGCGCCTGGCAGAAATTCGGCAACGACTGCGTGGTGGCGATAGGCGACGCGCCGACGGCGATCCGCGAGGTGGTGCGCTTGGTGCGCGAGCACGGCTGGCGGCCGCAGCTGGTGGTGGGCCTGCCGGTGGGCTTCGTCGGCACCCGCGAATGCAAGGAAGAGCTGCGCGCGCTGCTGCAAGTGCCGCGCATCACCAACCGCGGCACCCGCGGCGGCTCGCCGTGGGCGGCCACCGTGGTCAACGCGCTGATGATAGACGCGATCGAACACGTCCATCAGCAGCAACAACGGGAAGAATGA
- a CDS encoding cobalamin biosynthesis protein has product MSRAVWLVRAEALPLGRKLAAALDAQLYQPWLQPDASGREQFRAAFHLHSHWILIMASGIAVRYLDGLPQSKYSDPAVVVMDEAARFAIPLLSGHEGGANALAYEAARLTGAVPAITTATEAVKPLTLGIGCRRGKSAEAIEQAVRQALAGRPLSDVREAATIDLKADEAGLLEFCRRHALPLRVIAREDVAARGWTGAPSDWVRQNVGVDGVCEPCALIASPRGRLIVPKTAVDGVTVAVVEDRVEWLA; this is encoded by the coding sequence ATGAGCCGCGCCGTGTGGCTGGTGCGCGCCGAGGCGCTGCCCTTGGGCCGGAAGCTGGCGGCGGCGCTGGACGCCCAGCTGTACCAGCCGTGGCTGCAGCCCGACGCCAGCGGCCGCGAGCAATTCCGCGCCGCCTTCCACCTTCACAGCCATTGGATATTGATCATGGCCAGCGGCATCGCCGTCCGCTACCTGGACGGCCTGCCGCAAAGCAAGTACAGCGACCCGGCGGTGGTGGTGATGGACGAAGCCGCCCGCTTCGCCATCCCGCTGTTGTCCGGCCACGAAGGCGGCGCCAATGCGCTGGCCTACGAAGCGGCACGGCTGACCGGCGCGGTGCCGGCCATCACCACCGCCACCGAGGCGGTCAAGCCGCTGACCTTAGGCATAGGCTGCCGCCGCGGCAAAAGCGCCGAAGCCATCGAACAAGCGGTGCGGCAAGCGCTGGCCGGCCGGCCGCTGTCCGATGTGCGCGAAGCGGCGACGATAGACCTGAAAGCCGACGAAGCCGGCCTGCTGGAATTCTGCCGCCGCCACGCGCTGCCGCTCAGGGTGATCGCCCGCGAAGACGTCGCCGCCCGCGGCTGGACCGGCGCGCCGTCGGACTGGGTGCGGCAGAACGTCGGCGTCGACGGCGTGTGCGAGCCGTGCGCGTTGATCGCCAGCCCCAGAGGACGGCTGATCGTGCCCAAGACCGCGGTGGATGGGGTGACGGTGGCGGTGGTGGAGGACAGGGTGGAATGGCTCGCATGA
- the cobM gene encoding precorrin-4 C(11)-methyltransferase, with the protein MKVYFIGAGPGAADLITLRGSRLLGAAPMVLYAGSLVPTEMLSHCRPDAEIHDTAELNLDQQEALYRRAQAEGKDVARLHSGDPAIYGATNEQMRRLEALGIDYEVVPGVSSFTAAAAALGSELTRPEVSQSIILTRTSGRASAVPETESIASFATHRATMCIFLSGQRLKQTVADLSLHYPPDTPVALVRRASWPDQSVHRSTLGRMLDEVKQKDWLLTTLLLVGEALSREGGVESSLYAAGFTHIFRDGDERKTKRASLQKESQA; encoded by the coding sequence ATGAAAGTGTATTTCATCGGCGCCGGCCCCGGCGCCGCCGACCTGATCACGCTGCGCGGCAGCCGCCTGCTAGGCGCCGCCCCGATGGTGCTGTACGCCGGCTCGCTGGTGCCGACCGAGATGCTCAGCCACTGCCGCCCGGACGCGGAAATCCACGACACCGCCGAGCTGAACCTGGACCAGCAGGAAGCGCTGTACCGCCGCGCCCAGGCCGAGGGCAAAGACGTGGCGCGGCTGCACTCCGGCGACCCGGCGATCTACGGCGCCACCAATGAGCAGATGCGCCGGCTGGAAGCGCTGGGCATAGACTACGAAGTGGTCCCCGGCGTGTCCTCGTTCACCGCCGCCGCCGCCGCGTTGGGCAGCGAACTGACCCGGCCCGAAGTGTCGCAGTCCATCATCCTGACCCGCACCAGCGGCCGCGCCAGCGCGGTGCCGGAGACGGAATCCATCGCCAGCTTCGCCACCCACCGCGCGACGATGTGCATCTTCCTGTCCGGCCAGCGGCTGAAGCAGACCGTCGCCGACCTGTCGCTGCACTACCCGCCGGATACCCCGGTGGCGCTGGTGCGCCGCGCCAGCTGGCCGGACCAATCGGTCCACCGCAGCACGCTGGGCAGGATGCTGGACGAGGTGAAGCAGAAGGACTGGCTGCTGACCACGCTGCTCTTGGTCGGCGAGGCGCTGTCGCGCGAAGGCGGCGTCGAATCCAGCCTGTACGCGGCCGGCTTCACCCACATCTTCCGCGACGGCGACGAGCGCAAGACCAAGCGGGCCAGCCTGCAGAAAGAAAGCCAGGCATGA
- the cobI gene encoding precorrin-2 C(20)-methyltransferase translates to MKLGRLIGIGVGPGPAGLIPVAALAALHEADIVYLPRATSSDTSVARLCLAGLELDESRFREIEFEMNPDRGALSRHYGALAERLAAELKTGRNVAYLTIGDSMTYSTYGYLLAALREMLPELETQTFPGVTSFAATASALSWPLGEGKERMLILPCPDDMAELRADIESHDIVVLMKIGKRLPEVLALLNQMGIAQLCAFARRIGLPGEVLCADVSQLDADASGYLATMLIRKTARERRHS, encoded by the coding sequence ATGAAGCTGGGACGATTGATAGGCATAGGCGTCGGCCCCGGCCCGGCCGGCTTGATTCCGGTGGCGGCGCTGGCCGCGCTACACGAGGCCGACATCGTCTACCTGCCGCGCGCTACCTCCAGCGACACGTCGGTCGCCCGACTATGCCTGGCCGGGCTGGAGCTGGACGAAAGCCGCTTCCGCGAGATCGAGTTTGAAATGAATCCGGACCGCGGCGCGCTGTCGCGCCATTACGGCGCGCTGGCCGAGCGGCTGGCCGCCGAATTGAAAACCGGCCGCAACGTCGCCTACCTGACCATAGGCGACTCGATGACTTATTCGACTTACGGCTACCTGCTGGCGGCGCTGCGCGAAATGCTGCCAGAACTAGAGACGCAGACCTTCCCCGGCGTCACCAGCTTCGCCGCCACCGCGTCGGCGCTGTCCTGGCCGCTGGGCGAAGGCAAGGAACGCATGCTGATCCTACCCTGCCCCGACGATATGGCCGAGCTGAGGGCGGATATCGAAAGCCACGACATCGTGGTGCTGATGAAGATAGGCAAGCGGCTGCCCGAGGTGCTGGCGCTGCTGAACCAGATGGGCATCGCCCAGCTGTGCGCCTTCGCCCGCCGCATCGGCCTGCCCGGCGAAGTGCTGTGCGCCGACGTCTCGCAATTGGACGCCGACGCCAGCGGCTACCTCGCCACCATGCTGATCCGCAAGACAGCCAGAGAAAGACGCCACTCATGA